Proteins from a single region of Punica granatum isolate Tunisia-2019 chromosome 8, ASM765513v2, whole genome shotgun sequence:
- the LOC116216094 gene encoding putative ripening-related protein 1 — translation MKSLSLKPLCVMLVVLVAAQWPGCDAQSCHPSGQIRGKKPPPGQCNTGNDSDCCKEGKMYPVYKCSPRVSGNTKATLTINSFEKGKDGGGPSECDNQYHSDDIPIVALSTGWFNHRSRCHRNITINGNGRSVTAMVVDECDSTMGCDDDHDYQPPCSNNIVDASRAVWKALGVPQDSADWGWMDITWSDA, via the coding sequence atgaagagtCTAAGCTTAAAGCCTCTGTGTGTCATGCTTGTCGTCCTCGTGGCGGCCCAGTGGCCAGGCTGTGACGCTCAGAGCTGCCATCCCAGTGGCCAAATCAGGGGCAAGAAACCTCCTCCAGGGCAATGCAACACCGGGAACGATTCAGACTGCTGCAAGGAAGGGAAAATGTACCCGGTCTACAAATGCTCACCGAGAGTCTCGGGCAACACCAAGGCCACTCTAACCATCAACAGCTTTGAGAAGGGAAAGGACGGTGGAGGCCCGTCAGAATGCGATAACCAGTACCACTCTGATGACATCCCGATCGTGGCTCTGTCAACGGGGTGGTTCAACCACAGAAGCAGGTGCCATCGTAACATTACCATAAATGGGAATGGGAGGAGCGTTACCGCCATGGTGGTGGATGAATGTGATTCCACCATGGGATGTGACGACGACCATGACTATCAGCCTCCATGTTCTAACAACATCGTCGATGCATCTCGTGCTGTGTGGAAGGCCCTGGGAGTCCCCCAGGATAGCGCTGACTGGGGGTGGATGGATATTACCTGGTCTGACGCATGA